One genomic region from Uloborus diversus isolate 005 chromosome 2, Udiv.v.3.1, whole genome shotgun sequence encodes:
- the LOC129217776 gene encoding RNA-binding protein Rsf1-like, which translates to MAPMSIFVGGLGEDTQKEDLEREFSRFGNLTKVWVARNPPGFAFIDFENDDDANEAIKEMNGATINGQEIRVDVSRSGGRRGGRGGRGGGRFRGNRDGGYSRGGRSSYGGSGGGYGGGRGGGRGFSRGGGRGGPRYGGNDYGSSGGGYRSRSPMGGDSSW; encoded by the exons atGGCACCTATGTCCATCTTTGTCGGAGGGTTGGGAGAAGATACCCAAAAGGAAGATTTGGAACGTGAGTTCAGCCGCTTTGGAAACCTCACCAAGGTCTGGGTAGCTCGCAATCCCCCCGGATTCGCTTTCATCGACTTTGAAAATGACGATGATGCTAATGAAGCCATTAAGGAAATGAATGGCGCCACAATTAATGGTCAGGAGATCCGTGTCGATGTCTCACGCAGCGGTGGACGCCGTGGTGGAAGAGGTGGTCGTGGTGGCGGCCGATTCCGTGGAAATCGTGATGGCGGCTATTCCCGTGGAGGACGAAGCAGTTATGGCGGCAGCGGAGGTGGCTATGGCGGTGGACGAGGAGGCGGACGCGGCTTTTCTCGCGGTGGTGGACGAGGAGGGCCACGTTATGGAGGAAACGACTATGGCTCCAGCGGTGGTGGATACAGAAGCAGATCACCCATGGG TGGTGATAGCAGCTGGTAA